In a single window of the Zea mays cultivar B73 chromosome 5, Zm-B73-REFERENCE-NAM-5.0, whole genome shotgun sequence genome:
- the LOC100193950 gene encoding uncharacterized protein isoform X1: MMQMLGLRGSASKDRGRGGDASPSSAVAGATGTPRSPWTPASASSPRSPFAAEAGGEGGGGRPLRLVYCDERGRFRMDPEAVAALQLVKGPVGVVSVCGRARQGKSFILNQLLGRSSGFQVASTHRPCTKGLWMWSAPIKRTAFDGTEYSLLLLDSEGIDAYDQTGTYSIQIFSLAVLLSSMFIYNQMGGIDEAALDRLSLVTEMTKHIRVRANGGRSTASELAQFSPIFIWLLRDFYLDLVENGRKITPRDYLEIALRPLEGRGKDISSKNEIRESIRALFPDRECFTLVRPLNNENELQRLDQIPLEKLRPEFQAGLDELTRFIFERTRPKQVAGTIMTGPVLAGITQSFLDAINNGAVPTISSSWQSVEEAECRRAYDSAAEVYMSSFSHIKLAEEDALRDEYEAALRKALDAYNTTAVGTGTSRAHYEKVLNNFCRKAFQDYKKNAFLEADKQCSNAKHNMEKKIRAACTAPGVKVSAVIQVLETALAEYETSCTGPAKWRMLAAFLRQCLEGPILDLCLKLINEVESEKTSFTLRCRSNEDQLELLKKQLEANESHKSEYLKRYKAAINEKQKASVDLSSNLANLRTKCSTLEERCVSISKELDHVRHECTDWRVKYEQSVSQHKAEQDRFVAQLASLESRHSSAEGKLGAAREHAASAQDEAAEWKKKYEMAAVQAKTALERLASVQEQINKIAQERESSIRAEFASHLEGKEEEIRKLVAKIREAESEESVLTERLLVVESKTQGHNKETTGLRDEIKELTSKLEYLRDRAVSYEKQARMLEQEKNHLQEKFLSECKKYDEAEQRYKSAERDAKKAVELADAARTEAIAYQKEKDKAQQLSIEKVAVIERVQRQVDRLEQEKVNLLGEVQRMHNSESDAWSKVTLLESRVAEREKEMDDLLSRSNEQRSSTVRVLESLLATERAARAEANKRAEALSLQLQSAQGKLDILHQELTSIRLVETALDSKLRTTTYGKRLRDNEVRLYSIQDMDIDPPERSRKRTKSNTSPLKPVQTEDGGSVHMREDSVTVSTDVKDDNPDGYKKFTIAKLKEELTKHGFGTQLLELKNPNKKDILALYKKHVLCE, translated from the exons ATGATGCAGATGCTAGGCCTCCGCGGCTCCGCGTCCAAGGACCGTGGCCGCGGGGGCGACGCGTCCCCGTCCTCTGCTGTGGCAGGGGCCACGGGAACCCCGCGCTCGCCGTGGACTCCGGCGTCGGCATCGTCGCCGCGCTCGCCGTTCGCGGCGGAGGCGGGCGGCGAGGGAGGGGGCGGCCGGCCGCTGCGGCTGGTATACTGTGACGAGCGCGGTCGGTTTCGGATGGACCCAGAGGCCGTGGCCGCGCTGCAGCTCGTCAAGGGACCTGTCGGGGTCGTCTCTGTCTGCGGCCGCGCGCGCCAGGGGAAGAGCTTCATCCTTAACCAG CTTCTAGGTAGAAGTAGCGGGTTTCAAGTGGCAAGTACTCATCGTCCCTGCACCAAGGGCCTTTGGATGTGGAGTGCCCCAATAAAGAGAACTGCCTTTGATGGAACTGAATATAGTCTTTTGCTACTTGACAGCGAGGGCATTGATGCCTATGATCAGACG GGCACTTACAGCATTCAGATATTCTCATTGGCTGTCCTACTATCGAGCATGTTCATATATAATCAG ATGGGTGGTATAGATGAGGCAGCCCTTGATCGCCTTTCACTTGTTACTGAAATGACCAAGCATATCCGTGTGAGGGCAAATGGTGGGAGGTCTACTGCATCTGAACTTGCGCAGTTTTCACCTATTTTCATCTGGCTACTGAGG GATTTCTATCTAGATTTAGTGGAGAATGGTAGAAAGATAACTCCACGAGATTACCTGGAAATCGCACTGAGGCCTCTTGAAGGCAGAGGAAAGGACATATCTTCAAAGAATGAG ATCCGTGAGTCCATCCGTGCCCTTTTCCCTGATCGAGAATGTTTCACACTGGTGCGCCCATTGAACAATGAAAATGAACTTCAACGTCTTGATCAAATCCCT CTCGAGAAATTGCGCCCTGAATTTCAAGCTGGACTGGACGAATTAACAAGGTTTATTTTTGAGAGGACAAGGCCTAAGCAAGTTGCTGGTACAATCATGACAGGACCAGTACTAGCTGGTATTACACAGTCCTTCCTGGATGCAATAAACAATGGAGCTGTGCCTACCATTTCATCTTCTTGGCAG AGCGTAGAAGAAGCAGAATGCCGTAGAGCATATGATTCTGCTGCTGAGGTTTACATGTCATCTTTCAGCCACATCAAATTAGCTGAAGAA GATGCTTTAAGGGATGAATATGAAGCTGCTTTAAGGAAGGCACTTGATGCATACAATACTACTGCTGTTGGAACTGGCACTTCACGTGCCCATTATGAGAAAGTTCTTAACAATTTCTGCAGAAAGGCGTTTCAG GATTATAAAAAGAATGCTTTCTTAGAGGCTGACAAGCAGTGCTCAAATGCGAAGCACAACATGGAGAAGAAGATCCGAGCGGCATGCACTGCTCCTGGTGTCAAAGTTTCTGCTGTGATTCAG GTCCTGGAAACTGCACTTGCTGAATATGAAACATCTTGTACTGGCCCAGCCAAATGGAGAATGCTTGCTGCCTTTTTAAGACAGTG TTTGGAAGGACCTATATTGGACCTCTGCTTGAAGTTAATAAATGAAGTGGAATCAGAGAAGACTTCCTTCACTTTAAGATGCCGGTCAAATGAAGACCAACTAGAACTTCTAAAAAAGCAACTTGAGGCCAATGAATCACACAAGTCTGAATATCTAAAACGCTACAAAGCTGCTATAAATGAGAAACAGAAAGCCTCTGTTGATCTTAGTAGTAATCTTGCAAACCTGAGGACCAAGTGTAGCACATTAGAAGAACGATGTGTAAGCATATCTAAAGAACTTGATCATGTCCGACATGAATGCACTGATTGGAGGGTGAAGTATGAGCAATCTGTTTCTCAGCACAAGGCTGAACAAGATAGATTTGTCGCTCAGTTGGCATCTCTTGAGTCTAGGCATAGCTCTGCAGAAGGAAAGTTGGGAGCAGCTCGGGAACATGCAGCATCTGCTCAAGATGAGGCTGCAGAATGGAAGAAGAAATATGAAATGGCTGCCGTGCAGGCTAAAACTGCATTGGAGAGACTAGCATCAGTGCAAGAACAAATTAACAAAATTGCACAAGAAAGGGAAAGTTCTATAAGGGCAGAATTTGCCTCACATTTGGAGGGAAAG GAAGAGGAAATAAGGAAATTAGTTGCTAAGATTAGAGAAGCGGAGAGTGAAGAAAGTGTATTGACTGAACGCTTGCTG GTTGTGGAATCAAAAACACAAGGCCACAACAAGGAAACTACAGGCTTGAGGGATGAAATCAAAGAACTAACAAGCAAGTTAGAGTATCTAAGAGATAGAGCAGTATCATATGAAAAGCAAGCTAGAATGCTCGAGCAAGAAAAAAACCATCTTCAAGAGAAGTTCTTATCTGAATGTAAGAAATATGATGAGGCAGAACAAAGATACAAGTCTGCAGAAAGGGATGCGAAGAAAGCTGTTGAGTTGGCTGATGCAGCTCGAACAGAGGCTATTGCATACCAGAAAGAGAAGGACAAGGCACAGCAGTTATCTATTGAAAAGGTAGCAGTTATAGAGAGGGTTCAAAGACAGGTAGACAGACTAGAGCAGGAAAAGGTTAATCTATTGGGCGAAGTTCAGAGGATGCATAATTCTGAATCTGATGCCTGGTCCAAGGTTACTTTGCTTGAGAGTAGGGTTGCTGAGAGGGAGAAAGAAATGGATGATTTACTGAGCCGTAGCAACGAACAAAGGTCTAGCACTGTTCGTGTCCTTGAGAGTCTGTTGGCAACGGAACGTGCAGCTAGAGCTGAAGCCAATAAGCGTGCAGAGGCCTTATCTCTACAGCTACAATCTGCCCAAGGTAAACTTGATATACTCCATCAGGAGCTGACATCGATTCGCCTTGTTGAGACTGCACTTGACAGCAAGCTCAGGACCACTACCTATGGCAAAAGGTTGAGAGATAATGAAGTACGACTGTATTCTATCCAAGATATGGACATTGATCCTCCAGAGAGGAGCAGAAAAAGAACCAAAAGCAACACTAGCCCCTTGAAGCCTGTCCAAACTGAGGATGGTGGTTCTGTTCACATGAGAGAAGACAGCGTTACAGTTAGCACGGATGTAAAAGATGACAATCCAGATGGTTACAAAAAGTTCACCATAGCTAAACTGAAAGAAGAGCTAACTAAGCATGGATTTGGCACGCAGTTGTTAGAGCTCAAGAATCCAAACAAGAAAGATATACTCGCACTTTATAAGAAGCATGTTTTGTGCGAGTAA
- the LOC100193950 gene encoding uncharacterized protein LOC100193950 has protein sequence MMQMLGLRGSASKDRGRGGDASPSSAVAGATGTPRSPWTPASASSPRSPFAAEAGGEGGGGRPLRLVYCDERGRFRMDPEAVAALQLVKGPVGVVSVCGRARQGKSFILNQLLGRSSGFQVASTHRPCTKGLWMWSAPIKRTAFDGTEYSLLLLDSEGIDAYDQTGTYSIQIFSLAVLLSSMFIYNQMGGIDEAALDRLSLVTEMTKHIRVRANGGRSTASELAQFSPIFIWLLRDFYLDLVENGRKITPRDYLEIALRPLEGRGKDISSKNEIRESIRALFPDRECFTLVRPLNNENELQRLDQIPLEKLRPEFQAGLDELTRFIFERTRPKQVAGTIMTGPVLAGITQSFLDAINNGAVPTISSSWQSVEEAECRRAYDSAAEVYMSSFSHIKLAEEDALRDEYEAALRKALDAYNTTAVGTGTSRAHYEKVLNNFCRKAFQDYKKNAFLEADKQCSNAKHNMEKKIRAACTAPGVKVSAVIQVLETALAEYETSCTGPAKWRMLAAFLRQCLEGPILDLCLKLINEVESEKTSFTLRCRSNEDQLELLKKQLEANESHKSEYLKRYKAAINEKQKASVDLSSNLANLRTKCSTLEERCVSISKELDHVRHECTDWRVKYEQSVSQHKAEQDRFVAQLASLESRHSSAEGKLGAAREHAASAQDEAAEWKKKYEMAAVQAKTALERLASVQEQINKIAQERESSIRAEFASHLEGKEEEIRKLVAKIREAESEESVLTERLLVAMTFLLFQSSLELMHSEMQG, from the exons ATGATGCAGATGCTAGGCCTCCGCGGCTCCGCGTCCAAGGACCGTGGCCGCGGGGGCGACGCGTCCCCGTCCTCTGCTGTGGCAGGGGCCACGGGAACCCCGCGCTCGCCGTGGACTCCGGCGTCGGCATCGTCGCCGCGCTCGCCGTTCGCGGCGGAGGCGGGCGGCGAGGGAGGGGGCGGCCGGCCGCTGCGGCTGGTATACTGTGACGAGCGCGGTCGGTTTCGGATGGACCCAGAGGCCGTGGCCGCGCTGCAGCTCGTCAAGGGACCTGTCGGGGTCGTCTCTGTCTGCGGCCGCGCGCGCCAGGGGAAGAGCTTCATCCTTAACCAG CTTCTAGGTAGAAGTAGCGGGTTTCAAGTGGCAAGTACTCATCGTCCCTGCACCAAGGGCCTTTGGATGTGGAGTGCCCCAATAAAGAGAACTGCCTTTGATGGAACTGAATATAGTCTTTTGCTACTTGACAGCGAGGGCATTGATGCCTATGATCAGACG GGCACTTACAGCATTCAGATATTCTCATTGGCTGTCCTACTATCGAGCATGTTCATATATAATCAG ATGGGTGGTATAGATGAGGCAGCCCTTGATCGCCTTTCACTTGTTACTGAAATGACCAAGCATATCCGTGTGAGGGCAAATGGTGGGAGGTCTACTGCATCTGAACTTGCGCAGTTTTCACCTATTTTCATCTGGCTACTGAGG GATTTCTATCTAGATTTAGTGGAGAATGGTAGAAAGATAACTCCACGAGATTACCTGGAAATCGCACTGAGGCCTCTTGAAGGCAGAGGAAAGGACATATCTTCAAAGAATGAG ATCCGTGAGTCCATCCGTGCCCTTTTCCCTGATCGAGAATGTTTCACACTGGTGCGCCCATTGAACAATGAAAATGAACTTCAACGTCTTGATCAAATCCCT CTCGAGAAATTGCGCCCTGAATTTCAAGCTGGACTGGACGAATTAACAAGGTTTATTTTTGAGAGGACAAGGCCTAAGCAAGTTGCTGGTACAATCATGACAGGACCAGTACTAGCTGGTATTACACAGTCCTTCCTGGATGCAATAAACAATGGAGCTGTGCCTACCATTTCATCTTCTTGGCAG AGCGTAGAAGAAGCAGAATGCCGTAGAGCATATGATTCTGCTGCTGAGGTTTACATGTCATCTTTCAGCCACATCAAATTAGCTGAAGAA GATGCTTTAAGGGATGAATATGAAGCTGCTTTAAGGAAGGCACTTGATGCATACAATACTACTGCTGTTGGAACTGGCACTTCACGTGCCCATTATGAGAAAGTTCTTAACAATTTCTGCAGAAAGGCGTTTCAG GATTATAAAAAGAATGCTTTCTTAGAGGCTGACAAGCAGTGCTCAAATGCGAAGCACAACATGGAGAAGAAGATCCGAGCGGCATGCACTGCTCCTGGTGTCAAAGTTTCTGCTGTGATTCAG GTCCTGGAAACTGCACTTGCTGAATATGAAACATCTTGTACTGGCCCAGCCAAATGGAGAATGCTTGCTGCCTTTTTAAGACAGTG TTTGGAAGGACCTATATTGGACCTCTGCTTGAAGTTAATAAATGAAGTGGAATCAGAGAAGACTTCCTTCACTTTAAGATGCCGGTCAAATGAAGACCAACTAGAACTTCTAAAAAAGCAACTTGAGGCCAATGAATCACACAAGTCTGAATATCTAAAACGCTACAAAGCTGCTATAAATGAGAAACAGAAAGCCTCTGTTGATCTTAGTAGTAATCTTGCAAACCTGAGGACCAAGTGTAGCACATTAGAAGAACGATGTGTAAGCATATCTAAAGAACTTGATCATGTCCGACATGAATGCACTGATTGGAGGGTGAAGTATGAGCAATCTGTTTCTCAGCACAAGGCTGAACAAGATAGATTTGTCGCTCAGTTGGCATCTCTTGAGTCTAGGCATAGCTCTGCAGAAGGAAAGTTGGGAGCAGCTCGGGAACATGCAGCATCTGCTCAAGATGAGGCTGCAGAATGGAAGAAGAAATATGAAATGGCTGCCGTGCAGGCTAAAACTGCATTGGAGAGACTAGCATCAGTGCAAGAACAAATTAACAAAATTGCACAAGAAAGGGAAAGTTCTATAAGGGCAGAATTTGCCTCACATTTGGAGGGAAAG GAAGAGGAAATAAGGAAATTAGTTGCTAAGATTAGAGAAGCGGAGAGTGAAGAAAGTGTATTGACTGAACGCTTGCTGGTAGCGATGACTTTTCTGTTATTTCAATCTTCCCTTGAATTGATGCATTCTGAGATGCAAGGGTAG
- the LOC100193950 gene encoding uncharacterized protein isoform X2: protein MWSAPIKRTAFDGTEYSLLLLDSEGIDAYDQTGTYSIQIFSLAVLLSSMFIYNQMGGIDEAALDRLSLVTEMTKHIRVRANGGRSTASELAQFSPIFIWLLRDFYLDLVENGRKITPRDYLEIALRPLEGRGKDISSKNEIRESIRALFPDRECFTLVRPLNNENELQRLDQIPLEKLRPEFQAGLDELTRFIFERTRPKQVAGTIMTGPVLAGITQSFLDAINNGAVPTISSSWQSVEEAECRRAYDSAAEVYMSSFSHIKLAEEDALRDEYEAALRKALDAYNTTAVGTGTSRAHYEKVLNNFCRKAFQDYKKNAFLEADKQCSNAKHNMEKKIRAACTAPGVKVSAVIQVLETALAEYETSCTGPAKWRMLAAFLRQCLEGPILDLCLKLINEVESEKTSFTLRCRSNEDQLELLKKQLEANESHKSEYLKRYKAAINEKQKASVDLSSNLANLRTKCSTLEERCVSISKELDHVRHECTDWRVKYEQSVSQHKAEQDRFVAQLASLESRHSSAEGKLGAAREHAASAQDEAAEWKKKYEMAAVQAKTALERLASVQEQINKIAQERESSIRAEFASHLEGKEEEIRKLVAKIREAESEESVLTERLLVVESKTQGHNKETTGLRDEIKELTSKLEYLRDRAVSYEKQARMLEQEKNHLQEKFLSECKKYDEAEQRYKSAERDAKKAVELADAARTEAIAYQKEKDKAQQLSIEKVAVIERVQRQVDRLEQEKVNLLGEVQRMHNSESDAWSKVTLLESRVAEREKEMDDLLSRSNEQRSSTVRVLESLLATERAARAEANKRAEALSLQLQSAQGKLDILHQELTSIRLVETALDSKLRTTTYGKRLRDNEVRLYSIQDMDIDPPERSRKRTKSNTSPLKPVQTEDGGSVHMREDSVTVSTDVKDDNPDGYKKFTIAKLKEELTKHGFGTQLLELKNPNKKDILALYKKHVLCE, encoded by the exons ATGTGGAGTGCCCCAATAAAGAGAACTGCCTTTGATGGAACTGAATATAGTCTTTTGCTACTTGACAGCGAGGGCATTGATGCCTATGATCAGACG GGCACTTACAGCATTCAGATATTCTCATTGGCTGTCCTACTATCGAGCATGTTCATATATAATCAG ATGGGTGGTATAGATGAGGCAGCCCTTGATCGCCTTTCACTTGTTACTGAAATGACCAAGCATATCCGTGTGAGGGCAAATGGTGGGAGGTCTACTGCATCTGAACTTGCGCAGTTTTCACCTATTTTCATCTGGCTACTGAGG GATTTCTATCTAGATTTAGTGGAGAATGGTAGAAAGATAACTCCACGAGATTACCTGGAAATCGCACTGAGGCCTCTTGAAGGCAGAGGAAAGGACATATCTTCAAAGAATGAG ATCCGTGAGTCCATCCGTGCCCTTTTCCCTGATCGAGAATGTTTCACACTGGTGCGCCCATTGAACAATGAAAATGAACTTCAACGTCTTGATCAAATCCCT CTCGAGAAATTGCGCCCTGAATTTCAAGCTGGACTGGACGAATTAACAAGGTTTATTTTTGAGAGGACAAGGCCTAAGCAAGTTGCTGGTACAATCATGACAGGACCAGTACTAGCTGGTATTACACAGTCCTTCCTGGATGCAATAAACAATGGAGCTGTGCCTACCATTTCATCTTCTTGGCAG AGCGTAGAAGAAGCAGAATGCCGTAGAGCATATGATTCTGCTGCTGAGGTTTACATGTCATCTTTCAGCCACATCAAATTAGCTGAAGAA GATGCTTTAAGGGATGAATATGAAGCTGCTTTAAGGAAGGCACTTGATGCATACAATACTACTGCTGTTGGAACTGGCACTTCACGTGCCCATTATGAGAAAGTTCTTAACAATTTCTGCAGAAAGGCGTTTCAG GATTATAAAAAGAATGCTTTCTTAGAGGCTGACAAGCAGTGCTCAAATGCGAAGCACAACATGGAGAAGAAGATCCGAGCGGCATGCACTGCTCCTGGTGTCAAAGTTTCTGCTGTGATTCAG GTCCTGGAAACTGCACTTGCTGAATATGAAACATCTTGTACTGGCCCAGCCAAATGGAGAATGCTTGCTGCCTTTTTAAGACAGTG TTTGGAAGGACCTATATTGGACCTCTGCTTGAAGTTAATAAATGAAGTGGAATCAGAGAAGACTTCCTTCACTTTAAGATGCCGGTCAAATGAAGACCAACTAGAACTTCTAAAAAAGCAACTTGAGGCCAATGAATCACACAAGTCTGAATATCTAAAACGCTACAAAGCTGCTATAAATGAGAAACAGAAAGCCTCTGTTGATCTTAGTAGTAATCTTGCAAACCTGAGGACCAAGTGTAGCACATTAGAAGAACGATGTGTAAGCATATCTAAAGAACTTGATCATGTCCGACATGAATGCACTGATTGGAGGGTGAAGTATGAGCAATCTGTTTCTCAGCACAAGGCTGAACAAGATAGATTTGTCGCTCAGTTGGCATCTCTTGAGTCTAGGCATAGCTCTGCAGAAGGAAAGTTGGGAGCAGCTCGGGAACATGCAGCATCTGCTCAAGATGAGGCTGCAGAATGGAAGAAGAAATATGAAATGGCTGCCGTGCAGGCTAAAACTGCATTGGAGAGACTAGCATCAGTGCAAGAACAAATTAACAAAATTGCACAAGAAAGGGAAAGTTCTATAAGGGCAGAATTTGCCTCACATTTGGAGGGAAAG GAAGAGGAAATAAGGAAATTAGTTGCTAAGATTAGAGAAGCGGAGAGTGAAGAAAGTGTATTGACTGAACGCTTGCTG GTTGTGGAATCAAAAACACAAGGCCACAACAAGGAAACTACAGGCTTGAGGGATGAAATCAAAGAACTAACAAGCAAGTTAGAGTATCTAAGAGATAGAGCAGTATCATATGAAAAGCAAGCTAGAATGCTCGAGCAAGAAAAAAACCATCTTCAAGAGAAGTTCTTATCTGAATGTAAGAAATATGATGAGGCAGAACAAAGATACAAGTCTGCAGAAAGGGATGCGAAGAAAGCTGTTGAGTTGGCTGATGCAGCTCGAACAGAGGCTATTGCATACCAGAAAGAGAAGGACAAGGCACAGCAGTTATCTATTGAAAAGGTAGCAGTTATAGAGAGGGTTCAAAGACAGGTAGACAGACTAGAGCAGGAAAAGGTTAATCTATTGGGCGAAGTTCAGAGGATGCATAATTCTGAATCTGATGCCTGGTCCAAGGTTACTTTGCTTGAGAGTAGGGTTGCTGAGAGGGAGAAAGAAATGGATGATTTACTGAGCCGTAGCAACGAACAAAGGTCTAGCACTGTTCGTGTCCTTGAGAGTCTGTTGGCAACGGAACGTGCAGCTAGAGCTGAAGCCAATAAGCGTGCAGAGGCCTTATCTCTACAGCTACAATCTGCCCAAGGTAAACTTGATATACTCCATCAGGAGCTGACATCGATTCGCCTTGTTGAGACTGCACTTGACAGCAAGCTCAGGACCACTACCTATGGCAAAAGGTTGAGAGATAATGAAGTACGACTGTATTCTATCCAAGATATGGACATTGATCCTCCAGAGAGGAGCAGAAAAAGAACCAAAAGCAACACTAGCCCCTTGAAGCCTGTCCAAACTGAGGATGGTGGTTCTGTTCACATGAGAGAAGACAGCGTTACAGTTAGCACGGATGTAAAAGATGACAATCCAGATGGTTACAAAAAGTTCACCATAGCTAAACTGAAAGAAGAGCTAACTAAGCATGGATTTGGCACGCAGTTGTTAGAGCTCAAGAATCCAAACAAGAAAGATATACTCGCACTTTATAAGAAGCATGTTTTGTGCGAGTAA
- the LOC100193950 gene encoding uncharacterized protein isoform X3 codes for MSSFSHIKLAEEDALRDEYEAALRKALDAYNTTAVGTGTSRAHYEKVLNNFCRKAFQDYKKNAFLEADKQCSNAKHNMEKKIRAACTAPGVKVSAVIQVLETALAEYETSCTGPAKWRMLAAFLRQCLEGPILDLCLKLINEVESEKTSFTLRCRSNEDQLELLKKQLEANESHKSEYLKRYKAAINEKQKASVDLSSNLANLRTKCSTLEERCVSISKELDHVRHECTDWRVKYEQSVSQHKAEQDRFVAQLASLESRHSSAEGKLGAAREHAASAQDEAAEWKKKYEMAAVQAKTALERLASVQEQINKIAQERESSIRAEFASHLEGKEEEIRKLVAKIREAESEESVLTERLLVVESKTQGHNKETTGLRDEIKELTSKLEYLRDRAVSYEKQARMLEQEKNHLQEKFLSECKKYDEAEQRYKSAERDAKKAVELADAARTEAIAYQKEKDKAQQLSIEKVAVIERVQRQVDRLEQEKVNLLGEVQRMHNSESDAWSKVTLLESRVAEREKEMDDLLSRSNEQRSSTVRVLESLLATERAARAEANKRAEALSLQLQSAQGKLDILHQELTSIRLVETALDSKLRTTTYGKRLRDNEVRLYSIQDMDIDPPERSRKRTKSNTSPLKPVQTEDGGSVHMREDSVTVSTDVKDDNPDGYKKFTIAKLKEELTKHGFGTQLLELKNPNKKDILALYKKHVLCE; via the exons ATGTCATCTTTCAGCCACATCAAATTAGCTGAAGAA GATGCTTTAAGGGATGAATATGAAGCTGCTTTAAGGAAGGCACTTGATGCATACAATACTACTGCTGTTGGAACTGGCACTTCACGTGCCCATTATGAGAAAGTTCTTAACAATTTCTGCAGAAAGGCGTTTCAG GATTATAAAAAGAATGCTTTCTTAGAGGCTGACAAGCAGTGCTCAAATGCGAAGCACAACATGGAGAAGAAGATCCGAGCGGCATGCACTGCTCCTGGTGTCAAAGTTTCTGCTGTGATTCAG GTCCTGGAAACTGCACTTGCTGAATATGAAACATCTTGTACTGGCCCAGCCAAATGGAGAATGCTTGCTGCCTTTTTAAGACAGTG TTTGGAAGGACCTATATTGGACCTCTGCTTGAAGTTAATAAATGAAGTGGAATCAGAGAAGACTTCCTTCACTTTAAGATGCCGGTCAAATGAAGACCAACTAGAACTTCTAAAAAAGCAACTTGAGGCCAATGAATCACACAAGTCTGAATATCTAAAACGCTACAAAGCTGCTATAAATGAGAAACAGAAAGCCTCTGTTGATCTTAGTAGTAATCTTGCAAACCTGAGGACCAAGTGTAGCACATTAGAAGAACGATGTGTAAGCATATCTAAAGAACTTGATCATGTCCGACATGAATGCACTGATTGGAGGGTGAAGTATGAGCAATCTGTTTCTCAGCACAAGGCTGAACAAGATAGATTTGTCGCTCAGTTGGCATCTCTTGAGTCTAGGCATAGCTCTGCAGAAGGAAAGTTGGGAGCAGCTCGGGAACATGCAGCATCTGCTCAAGATGAGGCTGCAGAATGGAAGAAGAAATATGAAATGGCTGCCGTGCAGGCTAAAACTGCATTGGAGAGACTAGCATCAGTGCAAGAACAAATTAACAAAATTGCACAAGAAAGGGAAAGTTCTATAAGGGCAGAATTTGCCTCACATTTGGAGGGAAAG GAAGAGGAAATAAGGAAATTAGTTGCTAAGATTAGAGAAGCGGAGAGTGAAGAAAGTGTATTGACTGAACGCTTGCTG GTTGTGGAATCAAAAACACAAGGCCACAACAAGGAAACTACAGGCTTGAGGGATGAAATCAAAGAACTAACAAGCAAGTTAGAGTATCTAAGAGATAGAGCAGTATCATATGAAAAGCAAGCTAGAATGCTCGAGCAAGAAAAAAACCATCTTCAAGAGAAGTTCTTATCTGAATGTAAGAAATATGATGAGGCAGAACAAAGATACAAGTCTGCAGAAAGGGATGCGAAGAAAGCTGTTGAGTTGGCTGATGCAGCTCGAACAGAGGCTATTGCATACCAGAAAGAGAAGGACAAGGCACAGCAGTTATCTATTGAAAAGGTAGCAGTTATAGAGAGGGTTCAAAGACAGGTAGACAGACTAGAGCAGGAAAAGGTTAATCTATTGGGCGAAGTTCAGAGGATGCATAATTCTGAATCTGATGCCTGGTCCAAGGTTACTTTGCTTGAGAGTAGGGTTGCTGAGAGGGAGAAAGAAATGGATGATTTACTGAGCCGTAGCAACGAACAAAGGTCTAGCACTGTTCGTGTCCTTGAGAGTCTGTTGGCAACGGAACGTGCAGCTAGAGCTGAAGCCAATAAGCGTGCAGAGGCCTTATCTCTACAGCTACAATCTGCCCAAGGTAAACTTGATATACTCCATCAGGAGCTGACATCGATTCGCCTTGTTGAGACTGCACTTGACAGCAAGCTCAGGACCACTACCTATGGCAAAAGGTTGAGAGATAATGAAGTACGACTGTATTCTATCCAAGATATGGACATTGATCCTCCAGAGAGGAGCAGAAAAAGAACCAAAAGCAACACTAGCCCCTTGAAGCCTGTCCAAACTGAGGATGGTGGTTCTGTTCACATGAGAGAAGACAGCGTTACAGTTAGCACGGATGTAAAAGATGACAATCCAGATGGTTACAAAAAGTTCACCATAGCTAAACTGAAAGAAGAGCTAACTAAGCATGGATTTGGCACGCAGTTGTTAGAGCTCAAGAATCCAAACAAGAAAGATATACTCGCACTTTATAAGAAGCATGTTTTGTGCGAGTAA